The stretch of DNA AACACCATTAGAAGTTAACCAATCTCTCAAAAATTGTTTATCGTAAGAGTCTTGAGATTTACCAACTTCGTATTTAGCAGCATTCCAGGGGATCCTCTAGAGTAAACGCTAGCGCTTTCCGGCAATCAGGCGGGACTGACGGCAGATCGTATGCTGGTCCTGTCCAGAGCCGGGCAGGCGGCAGGGCTGACGTTTAACCAGACCAGCGAGTCACTCAGCGCACTGGTTAAGGCGGGGGTAAGCGGTGAGGCTCAGATTGCGTCCATCAGCCAGAGTGTGGCGCGTTTCTCCTCTGCATCCGGCGTGGAGGTGGACAAGGTCGCTGAAGCCTTCGGGAAGCTGACCACAGACCCGACGTCGGGGCTGACGGCGATGGCTCGCCAGTTCCATAACGTGTCGGCGGAGCAGATTGCGTATGTTGCTCAGTTGCAGCGTTCCGGCGATGAAGCCGGGGCATTGCAGGCGGCGAACGAGGTCGCAACGAAAGGGTTTGATGACCAGACCCGCCGCCTGAAAGAGAACATGGGCACGCTGGAGACCTGGGCAGACAGGACTGCGCGGGCATTCAAATCCATGTGGGATGCGGTGCTGGATATTGGTCGTCCTGATACCGCGCAGGAGATGCTGATTAAGGCAGAGGCTGCGTATAAGAAAGCAGACGACATCTGGAATCTGCGCAAGGATGATTATTTTGTTAACGATGAAGCGCGGGCGCGTTACTGGGATGATCGTGAAAAGGCCCGTCTTGCGCTTGAAGCCGCCCGAGAGAAGGCTGAGCAGCAGACTCAACAGGACAAAAATGCGCAGCAGCAGAGCGATACCGAAGCGTCACGGCTGAAATATACCGAAGAGGCGCAGAAGGCTTACGAACGGCTGCAGACGCCGCTGGAGAAATATACCGCCCGTCAGGAAGAACTGAACAAGGCACTGAAAGACGGGAAAATCCTGCAGGCGGATTACAACACGCTGATGGCGGCGGCGAAAAAGGATTATGAAGCGACGCTGAAAAAGCCGAAACAGTCCAGCGTGAAGGTGTCTGCGGGCGATCGTCAGGAAGACAGTGCTCATGCTGCCCTGCTGACGCTTCAGGCAGAACTCCGGACGCTGGAGAGCGCTGCCGGACCTGCAGGCATGCAAGCTTGGCACTGGCCGTCGTTTTACAACGTCGTGACTGGGAAAACCCTGGCGTTACCCAACTTAATCGCCTTGCAGCACATCCCCCTTTCGCCAGCTGGCGTAATAGCGAAGAGGCCCGCACCGATCGCCCTTCCCAACAGTTGCGCAGCCTGAATGGCGAATGGCGCCTGATGCGGTATTTTCTCCTTACGCATCTGTGCGGTATTTCACACCGCATATGGTGCACTCTCAGTACAATCTGCTCTGATGCCGCATAGTTAAGCCAGCCCCGACACCCGCCAACACCCGCTGACGCGCCCTGACGGGCTTGTCTGCTCCCGGCA from Salifodinibacter halophilus encodes:
- a CDS encoding phosphoribosylaminoimidazolesuccinocarboxamide synthase — translated: MPWNAAKYEVGKSQDSYDKQFLRDWLTSNGV